The genomic window TGATCGTAAACGAGGACTCGTCGTTCGTTTTCGGGAACTCATAGCGGAACGCGACGCCTTCGTCGTAGACGCGAAATCGCAGATTCAGTCGACGCGGCGGTTGCCGGTCGTCGACCAACTGGTATGCGGCTTCGCGATAATGGTCGCGAATCTCGCTGCGTTCCCCGTACACGGGTTTCCACGTCGTATCGCTGGTGCTGGTGTGGGTTTCTAACAGTCGAAACCCGCCATCCAGCGGCGAACCTTCGGCCAGGGCAAATCCCAGCGAGGAAGGTTCCAACAGTGTCTGGCCGTCGACCGATACTTGGTAAGTCGGCCGACCTTCTTGGAGCACAAACTGCAAGGCGATCCGGCCGTCGGGCGAAGTCACCTCAGACGGTTCCGTGGCAGGCAAGCGGCCTGCCGTTGCCAAGCCGATACAAGCCAGCGTTACGATCGCGAAAACACGTGTCACTCGGGGCATACTACTCTTTCAACTCAAACGGGGTCAGTTCATTGCTGCCATCGGCGTTGACCGTGATCTCCAGTTCGGAGGTCTCGTAATCGCCGTACTTCTTGGGCAGGAAATGTTTCTCGGTAATCCCACCCGGTTCGCGAATCTCTTCGACGATGTTGCCCGACGCATCCACCATCGCGATTTTTTTGATCGCTACCTTGTGAGTTCCGGCCGTCAAACCATCGCCGGGGTCGAAAGTTTGCGCCTCAAAACGCCCCTCGGCGTCCGTGATCGCCGAACCGGCTTTGCCAGCGGGATCGGATGGTTGAAAGGTGATCGTGGCGTGCTCGACCGGTTGGTCGTTGAGCAATACCTGCCCGGAAACCGGATACACCGGCGGGCGAGCTTGCGTCCAGCGGTCGCTTTTTCCGCTGCAGCCGCCGAGACACATCAGGGTGCTGAGCAGCAGTAGATAGTGATACTTCATGCGTATTGATCCTAGGGAAATTCTTGTCAGCGGAGCGGTCGCCCGCTCCTCGCTTTGGCTCTGCAGGGCGCAGAGCCAAGCAAAAAGCAATGGAGACGACTACAGATTGACGTTCACTTCGCCACCGGCCTTGGTGCCCAAAGCTCCCCATACGCCGTATACGCTGGGACCCGACGTAGCCGCCGGCAAGGACAGATTGCCCGTGTCGATCGTTTCAGGCATGAACTGCACCGAACCATCCGCCATCACCGCTTGGACCCCGCCGGGATGACGGCTGGAGGAGCTATAGATGCCGTTGGATGCCTGCGAGCTGCAGGTGGCGCTGTTGGGCGGCAGAATCGTGGTCACTGCGCAGTATCCGGGCCGTCCGTCCTGCCACCGCTGGCCGTGGCAGCGGAACTGGGCGATCAACGATCCGGAGGTGTAGAAGTTGCCCGTCAGATACGCCCGGCAAGCCAAGGGGTCGGTCGTCGAGGCACCCACGGCGCGACCGATGCGAGCATCCGAAGGAGCCACCAGAATTTCCGACATCGCGATCGTATTGCTCAACCCGTCGGTGATGTCACGGAACTTGCTATACACCAAGTACCCGAACAGCCCGCGGATGTTTTCATCGGGACGCGAAGCGTTGGCATTGATAGCGTAGTGGTCACCCATCACCAAGCCGTAGTTCAGCGGCGAGTACTCGGCGTTGCGGTCAGGACCGGTGCCGGAAAACAGACCATCCGAGGGACAAACCAGCGTGGGGATCTCGCCCACATAGCCCGAATTGGCGTTGCCGTGCCAAGCGTGGTAGCCGCCGGTCTTGATCTGGTCGTAACGGGTTTGCTGCTCGAAAAATGGCAACAGTCCCACAAACGCGCTCCAGCGAGGCACCCCGGTGCTCGATCCGCCGGTCCAATTTGGCCCCTGTTGGCGGGCTGGTAGGGCCCCAAACGTGTCGTGGTAGTTGTGCATCGCCAACCCCAACTGCTTAAGGTTGTTCGAACAACTCATTCGACGAGCCGCTTCGCGAGCCGCTTGGACAGCTGGTAACAACAAACCGACCAACACTCCGATGATGGCAATCACTACCAATAATTCCACCAAAGTAAATCCCTGGCGGCGGCCCTTTGCAGGGCGACCAGATGAAAACATCACACACATATTCATGCGAAATTCCTGAAGTAAAAAATGAATGACATAAGCCCCGCAGTCTAAGACAAAACTGAGTTTTGAATACGGGTTTAGACAGCCGTAACCAGCTGGAATGGGAATTTTACCTGCCCATAAGCCTATCCTATACCCAGTCTTGTTTGAGGCAAGCCTCACCAGCGGGGCTTGGAAAAATCTTATATATGAGATTACGGAAAGGTGAATTCGGGTGCAGGAAAATGTATGTCAGTGTGGGTGGTATGTTCCCCATAGCGTGGCCCTCTGGCTCGTGTTCCCAGAGTCATGCTATATGCCCCTTCGCCGTAACGAGCTCATCAATTTGTGGAGTATGCTAGTACCCCCCCGTCATGTTACGATGGCACTTGCGTCTGAGGGCAGCCCCAAACACTCCAGTCCGGTATGGGAGAAGAACGCATGACCAACGCTCCGATTAATACGGCTCGAATGCTCCGGCAAGCGACACACGGGCTGGCGGAGGAGGTCGTAGGCCGACTGGAAAACGGAGAGGCCGTCACGGAACCATTTGCTTACTCGGCCGGGTTCGCGATTCGGGTCGAGCAAGTCGAAGCTCATCTCGATACCTTGGCGGCTTGCATCGCGTTTTCCAGCCCGGCAATGCTGGACGATTACATCCACCACGTGGCCACCGTTTCCAAACTTGTCCCACCCCATCGCGACGATATCGCCGATGTGCTCAGCGAGATCATGGGGGTCATCGAAGAGCAATTCCCTCAACGGGCTCAAGCGGTGATCGGCGAATATCTCGAGCACGCCACGCATACGCTGGAGGAAGTTCCTTCACCCACACCGTTGGCGACTTCCGACGGTTCCTCCGCGTCGCTGCAGCAACAGTACCTTGCCGCACTTTTGGCTACGCACCGCAGCGAGGCCCTGCAGTTGATCTTGGACGCCGTCCAGACCGGAACCTCGGTGGAGTCGATTTATTCGCAAGTCCTGCAGCCGACCTTGCAGCAGCTCGGTGACCTATGGCAAGCCGGCACGATTTCGGTCGCTCAGGAGCACTACTGCACCGCCGCGATCGAGGTCCTGTTGGCTCGAATGCAACCCTACTTTTTTTCCCAACAGAACTCGCCGAAGAGTTCAGAGAAGACCTTGGTGGCTGCTTGTGTGGGGCATGAGTTGCATCAGGTGGGGTTGCGAATGGTTGCCGACTCGTTCGAGAGTCACGGTTGGAAGACGCTGTATTTGGGAGCCAACACGCCGACCGAGAGTATCGGCAAAGCTGTGCAGGCCACGGAGGCTGACGTGTTGGCGGTTTCGACCACGCTGACCCGGAATCTGTTTGCGCTCACCGACGTGGTCAGCCTGTTGCGGTCATTGCCCGATTGCGAGCACGTCAAATTGCTCGTCGGTGGACGGCCCTTTCATACCGACCCTACGCTCTGGAAACGCATCGGAGCAGACGCCACGGCTGCCAACGCCAAAGAAGCGGTGGGCGTCACCGAGCGAATGCTGGACCTTCCCGCCAATCGCCTCAAGCCCTAGCGGCTCGTACTCTCGCACTGTGTCAACATTTGATTTTGGGGTTTGGCCGTAGCCGAAGTCGCCAGACTTTGGACCTGTGGCCGCCCCAATCCAATCCCTGGCGAGATCGGCTACCCAAATTTTAAACCTGGACAAAGCACTAGCGGCCTGCTTGAGATTCGCTGTCACAGACCAAGCGTTGCATCCGAGCGGTCGAGTCGCGGCCAAATCGTTTCTGCATGATCCGCATCCAGGGATACCCCAGTCGCACCAGCGGATGTTGCGGTCGCGAGAAGGCCAGGATGTCGTACCACACCTGTTGGTGCTCGTCCATTTCGACCAGGAAGCGTTCTTCACCTGCCCCGATATGGTCCGGCAAGGTTCCGTAGGCGAAGCCAAACTTCGGCTGACTGCCCTGCTCTTCCAGCACCGACACGATACGACAGGCGTTCAGCCACCACAGCCCCATCGAGCGGGCCACCACGGCGATCAGCTGTCCGGTTTCGATCGGCGTGTCAGCCGGTTGCGCTTCCACCCACCCCACGCGAAACTGTTGCCAGTCTTGCAAAGCCGCTTGGGCGGCGGAGAACACGGCCATGCCGCTGCCCAGTAAAACCCGCGAGTGATCGCGGACGTAACCGCTTGAAGAGACGCCTTGAGTGACGCCCACATCGTCATAGCTCAACGGATGCTCAGCCTGTTCCGCTAGGAAACGTTGAATCTTCTCGGGCGTCGGCTTGCGGAACAGCAGCATTTCAGTCCTCGTTGTCGGGTTGCCTTGGCGGTATTCTACTATGAAGGCAATCAGCGCTCTTTGAGGATTGCATTGCTATGTTGCGTAGGCTCTTGGTAGCTACCTTCGCCAGAAGGTGGTCGCTTAACGATTTCCACGCTCTAGCGAGCATCGCTTCGAGACAGTGGCACTGGACCGGTAGGCCTGCTGGAAGTTCATTTAAGAGGGAAGTATCCAATGTCGGAATCTGAATCGCCGCCGCCATTGGTTTTGTTGACCGGAGCCACGGGATACATCGGCAGCCGCTTGCTAACTGGCTTGCAAGACCAGCACATCAATGTCCGCTGTTTGGCTCGCAGCCCCGATGACCTGCCCGACGATTTGGCGTCGACCACCGAGGTGTTTCAGGGCGACGTGTTGAAGCCCGATTCACTGTCGGAAGTGATGACCGGAGTGACGACGGCGTATTACCTGATCCACTTGATGGGATCGGGGGCAGGCTTTCAAGAACTGGATCGGGAAGCGGCGGAGAATTTTGGGTTGGCTGCCAAAGCCGCCGGCGTGCAACGCATTATATATATGGGCGGCCTGGGCGATGAATCGGATCCCCAGTTGTCGCCGCATCTGCGCAGCCGTCACGAGGTAGGCCAGATCCTCTGCAGCAGCGGCGTGGAAACGATCGAGTTCCGGGCCTCGGTGGTGATCGGCAACGGCAGCCTTTCCTTTGATTTGATCCAGTCGCTGACGAACCGCTTGCCGGTGATGATCTGTCCACGCTGGCTGGCCACTCCCACCCAGCCGATCGCGGTCAGTGACGTGCTGGACTATCTGCTGGCCGCTCGGGAACTACCACCCGGGGATAGCCGCATCTTCGAAATCGGCAGCAGCGATGTCGTCACCTATGGAGAATTGATTCAGATCTATGCGCGGCTCAAGGGGCTTCGTCGCTGGCTGGTTTCCGTGCCGTTGTTGACGCCCTACTTGTCCAGCTTGTGGTTGGGTCTGGTCACGCCGGCTTCGGCCGAAGTCGGTAGGCACCTGATCGAAGGATTAAAAAATCCCACCGTCGTCAAGGACGATTCGGCCCTCGATGCGTTTTCGATCCGCCCCCTGGGCGTCGAGCAAGCCATGCGGCAAGCTCTCGAAGAAGAGCAATCGTAGCCGAATTCGCCAGAATTTGGATCGCGAGGCGGCTCGTCGAAACTCTGGCGAGTTCGGCAACGGCGTTTGGGCGTCAGCCTTTCCGGGCTGCCAAGCCGTAGCTACCGTCGCCAGACGGTGGGTTGCGCGCGCCGTCCAAACTCTGGCGAGTTCGGCTACGGCGTTTGGGCGTCAGCCTTTCCAGGCAGACAAGCCGTAGCTACCGTCGCCAGACGGTGGGTTGCGCGCGCCGTCCAAACTCTGGCGAGTTCGGCTACGGCGTTTGGGCGTCAGCCTTTCCGGGCTGCCAAGCCGTAGCTACCGTCGCCAGACGGTGGTTGCGCGCGCTGTCCAAACTCTGGCGAGTTCGGCTACGGCGTTTGGGCGTCAGCCTTTCCGGGCTGCCAAGCCGTAGCTACCGTCGCCAGACGGTGGTTGCGCGCGCCGTCCAAACTCTGGCGAGTTCGGCTACGAATTGCCCTACGGGAGCTTCCCGCAACCATGTGGGTCTGTAGTGGTTATGATACGATCGATGCGAGCCAACCCCGGACCTCAAGATCTTGTAGGAAAGAATCTGACATGAAGACATCGTACGTTTGTTTGCTTGCGATTGCGCCTTGGTTTGCGGGCCTCCACGCTTTGGCAGCCGCTCAACAACCCATCGTCGACGAAGCCGTGATGTTCGCTGAAAAAGACGGCATGGTGGCGGTGGAAGCGGAACATTTTTTCAAGCAAACCGCGACCGATAAACGCGCCTTCTATCTAACGCACTCCGCACTCACCCCGGACGTCACCCCGGATGGCGACCCCCAGCACACGCCCGGCGCCAGCGGTGGGGCTTATTTGGAAATCTTGCCCGATACCCGTCGCACTCATGCCGACAAACTAATCCACGGTGAAAACTTTTCCCCACAGCCCGGCAAGCTGGCAGTGCTGCACTACAAAATCCACTTCAGCAATCCCGGCAAATATTATGTCTGGGTCCGGGCTCACTCCACCGGCAGCGAAGACAATGGGTTGCACGTCGGACTCGACGGACAGTGGCCCGAATCAGGTCAGCGGATGCAGTGGTGCGACGGCAAACATCAATGGACTTGGCAAAGTAAACAGCGCACGGAAAAACAACATTGCGGCGAACCTTATAAGATTTTCGTAAACGTCACCAAAGCCGGTGTGCATACGGTTCAATTTTCGATGCGCGAAGACGGCTTTGAATTCGATAAATTTATCCTGACCAAGCAACGTGAATTGCCTCGGCCCACGGGCATCGGTCCCCGGGTGTCGCTGCATCAAGGCACCCTACCCAAAGCTTTCCCTTACGTTAAACCGTCGCAGATGGTCGCCGTGGTCGCCCAACCGGTGCCGGATAAAAACACCAACGCGGTCTCGCTGGATATGCCGGCCACCATGTTTGCCAAAGGAAAAACCTCGGGCTACTACGCCCACAATCAATGGCTGGCGATCAATCCCGACCGCGACAAATCCGGGTTTGCCGAACGGACCTTCCCCTACCCCACCGGTCGCTACCATGTCACGCTGCAAACGGTGGGCGAAAACGATGGGCGGTCGAAGTATGAGGTTAGCGTCGACGGTGACAAGGTCGGTGACTACACCAACCCGCTGAGCGATCAAACCTACGCAGACGGCGCGAAGTTCAACCACACTTGGCGAAACGTCGCGATCACCGAAGGAGCGATCATCAAAGTCGCTTCGACGATCGGTACCAACGACGGCAAAGAATTCAGTCGGGCCCGTTGGGCGGGGGTGCAGTTCGCGCCGGCCGACCGAGCTACCCGGCAAGCCGCCGCGCCGATGATCGCGGAACTGGCCAAGCAACAGACCGTCCGAGCCGATGCACGCACGCAGCGCGGCAGCCCCACCAAAT from Roseimaritima ulvae includes these protein-coding regions:
- a CDS encoding carboxypeptidase-like regulatory domain-containing protein; the protein is MKYHYLLLLSTLMCLGGCSGKSDRWTQARPPVYPVSGQVLLNDQPVEHATITFQPSDPAGKAGSAITDAEGRFEAQTFDPGDGLTAGTHKVAIKKIAMVDASGNIVEEIREPGGITEKHFLPKKYGDYETSELEITVNADGSNELTPFELKE
- a CDS encoding DUF1559 domain-containing protein produces the protein MNMCVMFSSGRPAKGRRQGFTLVELLVVIAIIGVLVGLLLPAVQAAREAARRMSCSNNLKQLGLAMHNYHDTFGALPARQQGPNWTGGSSTGVPRWSAFVGLLPFFEQQTRYDQIKTGGYHAWHGNANSGYVGEIPTLVCPSDGLFSGTGPDRNAEYSPLNYGLVMGDHYAINANASRPDENIRGLFGYLVYSKFRDITDGLSNTIAMSEILVAPSDARIGRAVGASTTDPLACRAYLTGNFYTSGSLIAQFRCHGQRWQDGRPGYCAVTTILPPNSATCSSQASNGIYSSSSRHPGGVQAVMADGSVQFMPETIDTGNLSLPAATSGPSVYGVWGALGTKAGGEVNVNL
- a CDS encoding cobalamin B12-binding domain-containing protein; translated protein: MTNAPINTARMLRQATHGLAEEVVGRLENGEAVTEPFAYSAGFAIRVEQVEAHLDTLAACIAFSSPAMLDDYIHHVATVSKLVPPHRDDIADVLSEIMGVIEEQFPQRAQAVIGEYLEHATHTLEEVPSPTPLATSDGSSASLQQQYLAALLATHRSEALQLILDAVQTGTSVESIYSQVLQPTLQQLGDLWQAGTISVAQEHYCTAAIEVLLARMQPYFFSQQNSPKSSEKTLVAACVGHELHQVGLRMVADSFESHGWKTLYLGANTPTESIGKAVQATEADVLAVSTTLTRNLFALTDVVSLLRSLPDCEHVKLLVGGRPFHTDPTLWKRIGADATAANAKEAVGVTERMLDLPANRLKP
- a CDS encoding DUF1990 family protein, yielding MLLFRKPTPEKIQRFLAEQAEHPLSYDDVGVTQGVSSSGYVRDHSRVLLGSGMAVFSAAQAALQDWQQFRVGWVEAQPADTPIETGQLIAVVARSMGLWWLNACRIVSVLEEQGSQPKFGFAYGTLPDHIGAGEERFLVEMDEHQQVWYDILAFSRPQHPLVRLGYPWMRIMQKRFGRDSTARMQRLVCDSESQAGR
- a CDS encoding NAD(P)H-binding protein; this encodes MSESESPPPLVLLTGATGYIGSRLLTGLQDQHINVRCLARSPDDLPDDLASTTEVFQGDVLKPDSLSEVMTGVTTAYYLIHLMGSGAGFQELDREAAENFGLAAKAAGVQRIIYMGGLGDESDPQLSPHLRSRHEVGQILCSSGVETIEFRASVVIGNGSLSFDLIQSLTNRLPVMICPRWLATPTQPIAVSDVLDYLLAARELPPGDSRIFEIGSSDVVTYGELIQIYARLKGLRRWLVSVPLLTPYLSSLWLGLVTPASAEVGRHLIEGLKNPTVVKDDSALDAFSIRPLGVEQAMRQALEEEQS